The Mesoplodon densirostris isolate mMesDen1 chromosome 20, mMesDen1 primary haplotype, whole genome shotgun sequence genomic sequence tacatggggccaggacgtctctggtggtccaatgtcctaaactcagctctcccacctcagaggcacacccagccggagcaccaagaccctgtcagccacatggctcagaagaaaagggagagaaaaaataaagaaggaaaaataaaataaaataaagttattaaaataaaaaaaattttttaattgttaaaagtaaaagaaagaaagaagagagcaaccaaaccaaaaaacaaatccatcaatgataataagcattaaaaactatacaaaagggcttccctggtggcgcagtgtttgagagtccacctgccgatgcaggggacacgggtttgtgccccagtctgggaagatcccacatgccgcagagcagctgggcccgtgcgccatggccactgagcctgcgcgtccggagcctgtgctccgcaacaggagaggccacaacagtgagaggcccacgtacagcaaaaaaaaaaaaaaaaaaactataccaaaaaaaaaaaaaaaaagaaaaaacagacagacagaaccctaggataaatagtaaaagcaaagttatacagacaaaaccacacagagaagcatacacatacacactcagaaaaagagaaaaaggaaaaaagtatacatatatgtatatatttttaaaaaaaggaagagagtaaccaaatcaataaacaaatctaccaatgataataaactctaaatactaaactaagataaacataaaaccagagacaaattagatgcagaaagcaaaccccaagtctccagttgctcccaaagtccaccacttcaattttgggatgatttgttgtctattcagttattccacagatgcagggtactttgagttgattgtggagatttaatccgctgctcctgaggctgctgggagagatttccctttctcttctttgttcgcacagctcccggggttcaggtttggatttggccccgcctctgcgtgtaggtcgcctgagggcgtctgttctttgctcagacaggacggggttaaaggaacagctgattcgggggctctggctcactcaggccagggggagggaggggtacggatgcagggcgaacctgcggcagcagaggccggcatgatgttgcaacagcctggggCGCGCTGTgtgctctcccagggaagttgtccctggatcacgggaccctggcagtggcaggctgcacaggctcctgggaggggaggtgtggatagtgacctgtgcttgcacactggcttcttggtggctgcagcagcagcgttagcatcTCATGCCGtgtctggggtccgcactgatagctgcggctcgcacccgtccctggagctcgtttaggcagtgctctgaatcccttctcctcgcgcaccccgaaccaatggtctcttgcctcttaggcaggtccagactttttcccggactccctcccagctagctgtggcacactagccccttcaggctgtgttcatgcagccaaccccagtcctctccccgggatctgaccgaagcccaagcctcagctccctgcccccgcccgccctggcgggtgagcagacaagcctctcaggctggtgagtgctggtcagcaccgatcctctgttcaggaatctctccgctttgccctccacacccctgttgctgcgctctcctccatggctccgaagcttcccccctccaccacccgcagtctccgcccacgaaggggcttcctagtgtgtggaaacctttccgccttcacagctccctcccactggtgcaggtcccatccctattcttttgtctcttgttcttcttttttcttttgccctaccaaggtacgtggggagcttcttgccttttgggaggtctgaggtcttctgccagtgttcagtaggtgttctgtaggagttgttccacatgtagatgtatttctgatgtatttgtggggaggaaagtgacctccacgtcttactcttccgccagcTTGAAGGTCTCGTCACAGCAGATGCTGTGCACCACAGCCTGCCCAGGACCCTATCGTTTACGTCTGTCCTGGTGTGATTCCAAACACCATGCCTGAAACTCTTATTCATCCTTTATAAGCAAATACCACCTCCTTACCCGATCCTCTTAAAACAACCCCAATACCACCAAACCTCGTTAGCTACCTACTGTTCAATACCCACTGCACTTCACAGAAaacttttaatagatttattaCTCTGTACTGTATTtacatatacagtatatatatttgcataaatGTCTCTCCAAAGGATTTCTTAAAGTCAGAAACCCTGTCCGACTCATTCATTCTTGAAACCTACAATGGttactggcacacagtaggtactcaatgtCTACtggatgaaagaataaatgacacAAAAAACCCAACATAAAAGGAGTTCCCAGAGTGTGTGTTGATGTAAAAGCATCCCAGAAGGAAGGACacctaaattaataaaaatggaacTTTTCTGGGAGTTCCCGGACATCCCAGTGGTTAGGGACTCggtgcttccaccgcagggggctcgggttcaatccctggttacgGAACTAATATCCTGAAAGCTGTGtgtccaaaaagagaaaaaaaagaacccatCTCTCTTTTGCTCATAAATAGGTGAgactaaaaaaaattgtttaattaaaaatagaactttttCAGACATAAAGCTGCCCCCAAGTGATATATAATTGACCCAGATGAAGACAAAACACTGGCTTTTCTGTGGAGACTCAAGAATGTGGACGCCTCTTGGTATTGAGACATTTTCACTAGTCATTTGCTACCCCCGTATTTTCAACTTGTCAATGGCTCTCAGTTATCACCTTTACCttccaagaagagaaaaatgtgtacCAACTATTCTTATTCACATAGTGCCATCTACTCAAATTTGAGAGCTCAGACTCAGAGTTATGAACAAATCTTACCATTACCTGAATGAGGTGGTGCTCCCGTGTGTACAGGTGGTTGAAGAGGGCATGGTATAGGACTTGGGCCCTGTTGTACTGTAGCAAATCAGCAGCTGGCTGCAATCAAacaaattacccaattaaaaGCTTCCCAAGGttggcaaaatgttgataatttttGAGATTGAACATGGTACACGGGATTCATTATACCACtctctctacttctgtgtatattttaaaagctccataatacacagtttaaaaaaaaaaaaagcagtttcctTGACTAATAGCTTGCACATTTGGGTATAATCCCTTTCAGCTTCTGAATTTTTTGTTCCTTGAAAGTCAGTTGTTAATGACTCAAAGTCTGGTTCTTCAGTCTGACGATGGTCTATGTTTCTTATATACGTCACCTATGAGATACAACCTACTAGGTTGGCAGAGgaaaatacagagagaaaaatataaattagtgaATTGAGAGTCACATGACAGCATTAAAAGAAAGCCTGTtaataaaagatataaacataGGCAGCAGCAGAGCAGTGATGTCATGAACGAGGCATGGCCATGATGACTCAGCCTGCGCCATTGGTACAGATGACAGAGAATGGAGGCCACTTACCACGTTTAGCACAATGTGATGGAGGCAGTGGACACCCAGGATTTTGTTCTCCGTTTGATAGTCATCTGAGATGAGCAATGATGGGGGAAGTACCCTTTCCAGATGTTGGCTCAGCCAGGGTCGAGTGACCTTTTGCAGAGTCCATGAGAAAACATGTTTGGTGGCTGGGTTATTCTTCCAGGAGTCCCTAAATGGAAATATGAAACCACATTAATTAAGTGACATGGTGTCCAGTTCAagctaaatatattttcttatacttgaaaaaaaaatacatcccaCATAAGATAACTCTTGATGTTAACAACATACATTTTTAAGATTTAGATCAAAATAACTTACAGAACTTACACTAAATACATTTATCACCCAGGGCTCTGGGTCTAAAGAATATCCGATGAAAAGTAGCCAGTTATAACCACAGCTATGTAAAGAatttgtggtgatggtggtggttacAGTGAGAAAGTGttgagaagggagagaggaggaaaggaaatgtcttcagtatcactattattattattattaccacatGGGAGCAAATGAATCAATATTCAAACAGCAACTTATAGCTTATAAAGTGAGTTTACACACATTACTCAACCAATCTTCAAATACGGTGTAACAGGTAATGTTATCTTTATATTGCAAATAATGAAACTGGTCCTATTCAGAAGCAATAAAAAGAAGCACCAGACATTCTCAAAACTAagccttttagggcttccctggtggtgcagtggttgagagtccgcctgccgatgcaggggacacgggttcgtgccccggtccgggaggatcccacatgccgtggagtggctgggtccgtgagccatggccattgagcctgtgcgtccggagcctgtgctccgcaatgggagaggccgcgacagtgagaagcccgcgtaccgcaaaaaaaaaaaaaaaaaaactaagcctTTTACCTCCACGTTCCTGGTAAAAAGACAGTTATGTACTCACTTTTTTCTCATCGCTCCAGGGTCACAAACACAAATGTACAAAGTAGCAAGTGGAATCTCACAGAAAATACTTTAGCTAACAGCAATCTAaaggacttttattttttcatcccaAACATGCTTCCATATCTAATAACTAGCGATGAGCTTCAAGATCCCTAAGTTTAAATTCAAATCGTAAGTTTAAATCTTCTCGAAGTTTAAATCTTCTCCGAATCCCCAACCCCACCTAACTGAAGAAAGTTAAGTCTAAATAAATGGGACAGAACTTCCAATTTCAGGGCAGTTGTCAGGACTGGAGAAAGCACTAGAAAATCAAGTCAGAAAACCTGGGTTCTAATGTAGAACTTGCCACTACCGAGTTAATGTCATCACAATCACAACCGTTCTGGGCTTACAACACCTTTTTGTCGCTGATGCAGAAACAAGACTCCTTTGAGCTCTAACCTTCTAAAACATTAGTCTGAAGCTTAAGTCGGTGGCCCTTACGGCAGAAGTACTCACTTATTCAAATCGGGTTTGAGAAGCCCCATGACCGCAGTAAATCTCCCTTTCTCATCTTCATTTTCTCCGTGGAGGAATCCAGCCACAGAACCACACTCAGTAACCTGAAGCAGTAAGGCAAGCACCTGTCCAGCGATGCCCTGAGATTTGGGGCTGGTCCATGGTTGCTCCAAGTTGTGTGTGACAGCAAAAATATAGATGGGTCCTGTCAAGTGACGGAGGCCTGCCTTCCATGCAGGGCAAACCAAGGAATTCTTAGCGGTCTCAACTTTCCTCAACAGCTTAAGGAAGAGTAACCCAACTGCTGCCGCTTTCTCGGCCACTTCGGAGTGACGATCACCTCCCCCTTCCGGCCCCTCGGGAGGAGCTGCATACTCCCCCAGGGCTTTTGCCACCTGCCCCAGCATCTCGGGCATTCCACGGAGCGAGGTGTCACTCCCCTCAAATAACTGATCACATTCTTTGGTTTCTAGTACAGCACTGAGGTCCCGAAGAGCTGCATTTCTGGCCTTGTCCCGTCGGGATTCCTGGCCGGCAAACTGGTGCAAGATCTGGGAGAAGGCCTGTCCGAGGGCGGAGGAAGGCCACCGTCCAGGAAAGGAAGAGCCCTCCTGGGGTGGGGATTCCCGAGAGCCGTCAGGCTCCATGCCTCAGACCGAAGACGAGGATGGAGGCGGGCGGGGATCCGctaaagagggaaggaaagataaCTCCGGGGCTGGGATTCTCTCAAAGGACAGAACTAAAATCAAATAAAACGGCGAGACGTCTTGGAGGACCGATGGAGAGTCTAGCCCGCAGAAGAGTAAAGGTATAAAGGAAAAGATGCGCGAAAGGGGGTTCTCTGGGAGTAACAGAATCTCAGATTCCCAACAGTGGAAGGGAGAAATTACTCTTGCCTCTCTGAAgactcaaaaaaagagaaaaaaagaaaacaaaaaacaaaaaatcctaaagagCCTGAGAAATAAATCTCTAAGGCGTGACACTAACACTGCCGCCGTTACCTTCAGCCCTTCCGGCACGCCTGCGCCTATCAGGATCCGACTTAGCAAATGTCGTTGCCGCAAAGCACAAGGCTAGCTTCCGCCATTACCGCGGCTACGCTCCGTCATTTCACGACGTACTACCGTAAAGCAATGGCGACCCGGGTTCAAGAGAGGGTGGAGCTATGGAGAGTATATTTGCATGGATAATAGCCGCATCgctattttgtttctgttttcacttGCTGAGgtagaaacaaaagcaatatCAGGCAATATCGGTGATCGTGATAAAATATACAGGACTTTTTATATCAAGTATAAGTAAATATGCACTATATCTGTCACCCTTACTGTAAAGTTAGTGGGTCGTACCCGGGGCTCCTTAGCCGAGCAGGGACGTTGATCCTTTTGTAGTTCATGAGTGTGATGATTGGGTGTTCACGCGCTTGTGTGACATGTGCCTCCTTCCAACCTTGTTACGCCTGTGGCACATTACCCGTCTGACGTGAACTGTGAAGGATCCTTTTAATCTTGCGACCTTTCGATTACCGGCTGGTTGCTCCTAGTTGTTATCTTTTTGTGTCTAGTACGTAATTGCAAAGCGTGTTTGACGTCGAGTTCTGCGTTAGCtttggtttttctcttcctgcaGTTAGGTTTTTAATGTTGATTGCcgtgggtttttaaaaaagaaaaaaaacggaaGTCGCTGGTAAGCGAGGAGTTTGAAAATGGTGTGTGGCGACGGGGGTTTCGCTAGAAACGCGGCTGATACGGGTGTGGCTCGGGCTCGCCCGCGGGTGTCCGGGCGGCTCCCGGGGTTGGGGTCGTCCGCACCTCtaagtggcaggggtgggggcagcgGGAGGAGCCACGGCCCCGTGCGACTTTTTGTCCGGGT encodes the following:
- the TTI2 gene encoding TELO2-interacting protein 2 isoform X1, which translates into the protein MEPDGSRESPPQEGSSFPGRWPSSALGQAFSQILHQFAGQESRRDKARNAALRDLSAVLETKECDQLFEGSDTSLRGMPEMLGQVAKALGEYAAPPEGPEGGGDRHSEVAEKAAAVGLLFLKLLRKVETAKNSLVCPAWKAGLRHLTGPIYIFAVTHNLEQPWTSPKSQGIAGQVLALLLQVTECGSVAGFLHGENEDEKGRFTAVMGLLKPDLNKDSWKNNPATKHVFSWTLQKVTRPWLSQHLERVLPPSLLISDDYQTENKILGVHCLHHIVLNVPAADLLQYNRAQVLYHALFNHLYTREHHLIQVMAVLLCLLDLFPILEKALHWKGDAARPTTHCDEVLQLILIHMEPEHRLLLRRTYARNLPAFVKRLGILTVRHLKRLERVIIGYLEVYDGPEEEARLKILEALKLLMQYTWPRVPCRLVVLLKALLKLICDVARDSSLTPDSVKSALLEEATDCLILLDRCSQGQVKGLLAKIPQSCEDSKVGNYIRRVQQVSEGAPYDAT
- the TTI2 gene encoding TELO2-interacting protein 2 isoform X2; the protein is MEPDGSRESPPQEGSSFPGRWPSSALGQAFSQILHQFAGQESRRDKARNAALRDLSAVLETKECDQLFEGSDTSLRGMPEMLGQVAKALGEYAAPPEGPEGGGDRHSEVAEKAAAVGLLFLKLLRKVETAKNSLVCPAWKAGLRHLTGPIYIFAVTHNLEQPWTSPKSQGIAGQVLALLLQVTECGSVAGFLHGENEDEKGRFTAVMGLLKPDLNKDSWKNNPATKHVFSWTLQKVTRPWLSQHLERVLPPSLLISDDYQTENKILGVHCLHHIVLNVPAADLLQYNRAQVLYHALFNHLYTREHHLIQAVLLCLLDLFPILEKALHWKGDAARPTTHCDEVLQLILIHMEPEHRLLLRRTYARNLPAFVKRLGILTVRHLKRLERVIIGYLEVYDGPEEEARLKILEALKLLMQYTWPRVPCRLVVLLKALLKLICDVARDSSLTPDSVKSALLEEATDCLILLDRCSQGQVKGLLAKIPQSCEDSKVGNYIRRVQQVSEGAPYDAT